From Amphiura filiformis chromosome 20, Afil_fr2py, whole genome shotgun sequence, a single genomic window includes:
- the LOC140142339 gene encoding allatostatin-A receptor-like — MESKFCRYSVAFIVVFGMTGNSLVVIAVLLSRKLRTATNVFVVNLAVADFLTSLFLTWSVVALIGKNGWPIPKAEWLCSAGGFMIFLCTGVSLYNLAAIALNRLVLITQPFETYRKIYTPINIVLMAALIWIIPVTIFISLPLAGIGGFGYDKKHSTCSDLDHHPNNEIFQLAQTLLFYPVPLITIVLSYVFVFRHMKRHFRKQRMHELSDQTAAFSSSNKSTPKRNTAPASSSRRSQRIDELEVEITKNLFLVVCAFFLFFSPYCIALFIPGNDYLLLYLAISILANSTINPVIYCRRHPHFKVVLGLMLRCRYAEIPEPSDTLKRLISKDGNSYH, encoded by the exons ATGGAGAGCAAATTTTGTCGCTACTCTGTGGCTTTTATCGTCGTGTTTGGAATGACTGGGAACTCATTGGTTGTAATTGCTGTTCTATTGTCGCGAAAGCTTCGAACTGCAACAAATGTGTTTGTTGTCAATTTAGCTGTTGCTGATTTTCTTACAAGCTTGTTTCTGACTTGGAGCGTCGTTGCGCTAATTGGGAAAAATGGATGGCCGATACCAAAAGCAGAATGGTTATGTTCCGCAGGAGGATTCATGATATTTCTCTGTACTGGTGTTAGTCTCTATAATCTTGCAGCTATAGCTTTGAACAGGTTGGTCCTCATCACCCAACCATTTGAAACATACAGGAAGATATACACACCCATCAATATTGTGTTAATGGCTGCTCTTATTTGGATCATCCCAGTCACTATTTTCATTTCGTTGCCTCTTGCTGGTATTGGTGGATTCGGTTACGATAAAAAACACTCCACATGCAGTGATCTTGACCATCATCCGAACAATGAAATTTTCCAACTCGCCCAGACCCTTCTCTTCTACCCTGTTCCTCTCATCACCATCGTACTTAGCTACGTGTTTGTTTTCCGGCACATGAAGAGACACTTTCGCAAACAGAGAATGCACGAACTTTCGGATCAGACCGCTGCTTTCTCGTCATCAAAT AAGTCAACTCCAAAACGCAACACCGCTCCTGCGTCTTCTTCGCGTCGATCTCAACGCATCGATGAACTGGAAGTTGAGATCACCAAGAATCTATTTCTAGTGGTGTGcgctttctttctatttttctcGCCATACTGCATCGCTCTCTTCATCCCAGGTAATGACTATCTACTTTTGTATTTGGCGATCAGCATTCTTGCTAATTCGACGATAAACCCTGTGATTTATTGTAGAAGACACCCGCATTTTAAAGTTGTGCTTGGATTAATGTTGCGATGTCGATATGCAGAGATTCCAGAGCCTTCAGATACACTGAAAAGACTTATTTCCAAAGATGGAAATTCGTACCATTAA